From a single Solanum dulcamara chromosome 4, daSolDulc1.2, whole genome shotgun sequence genomic region:
- the LOC129887690 gene encoding NAD(H) kinase 1, with product MSMKQSPMSPNKHSSNGNASVLPLENVFSDSLSMLNSEKAVEELIQQPILHGIDDHLIEFAEALRTVAKALRQAAEGKASAQAEASEWKRKYELERSHNLQLEKRAMPSEKHLDENGRVVQLTNKPVLSDGAVEKSDRCCGEHGICSHQVLRDGEHDHDANVVPNKMIRKASFKLSWCCKGEKSDQKKHDIVSFEKGNITTAERSSKQISLKWESPPQTVLILTKPNSTAVRMLCSELVRWLKEKKSLNIFVEPRVRTELLTESSYYQFVQTWENDKEIMFLHTKVDLVVTLGGDGTVLWAASMFKGPVPPVVPFSLGSLGFMTPFYSERYKEYLDSILRGPISITLRHRLQCHVIRDSAKSDLDSEEPMLVLNEVTIDRGISSFLTNLECYCDNSFVTCVQGDGLILSTTSGSTAYSLAAGGSMVHPQVPGILFTPICPHSLSFRPLILPEYVTIRVQVPFNSRGHAWASFDGKDRKKLAPGDALVCSMATWPVPTACQADSTSDFLRSIHEGLHWNLRKTQSFDGPRET from the exons atGTCAATGAAACAGAGTCCTATGTCTCCAAACAAACACAGCTCTAAT GGAAATGCTAGTGTTTTGCCACTGGAGAATGTCTTTAGCGATTCACTCTCTATGTTGAATTCTGAGAAGGCTGTAGAAGAACTTATTCAACAGCCTATTCTTCATGGGATTGATGATCATCTGATTGAGTTTGCCGAGGCTTTGAGAA CTGTCGCAAAGGCACTAAGACAAGCTGCTGAAGGAAAGGCTTCTGCACAAGCTGAGGCTTCCGAATGGAAGCGTAAATATGAATTGGAGAGGTCACATAATTTGCAGTTAGAGAAAAGAG CAATGCCATCAGAGAAGCATTTGGATGAGAATGGGCGAGTAGTACAATTGACAAACAAACCTGTACTATCAGATGGTGCTGTGGAGAAATCTGACAGGTGTTGTGGGGAGCACGGAATTTGCTCTCATCAGGTTCTGCGTGATGGAGAACATGATCATGATGCCAATGTTGTTCCAAACAAGATGATCAGAAAG GCATCATTCAAGTTGTCATGGTGTTGCAAAGGTGAAAAAAGTGATCAGAAAAAACACGATATTGTCTCTTTTGAAAAGGGAAACATAACAACTGCAGAACGCAGCAGTAAACAG ATTTCGTTGAAGTGGGAATCTCCCCCACAAACAGTGCTTATATTGACAAAGCCAAATTCAACTGCTGTTAGAATGCTTTGTTCAGAATTAGTCAG ATGgctaaaagagaagaaaagcttgaacattttcgttgaaccacGGGTGCGCACTGAACTTCTAACAGAGTCATCATATTACCAGTTTGTACAAACTTGGGAAAATG ACAAGGAAATTATGTTTCTCCACACAAAGGTTGATCTTGTTGTAACTCTTGGTGGGGATGGAACCGTCCTTTGG GCAGCGTCGATGTTCAAAGGTCCAGTTCCTCCGGTTGTCCCATTTTCCTTAGGTTCTCTTGGCTTCATGACCCCATTTT ATAGCGAGCGTTACAAGGAGTATCTTGATTCGATTCTTCGTGGTCCCATAAGCATCACACTGAGGCATCGTCTCCAGTGTCACGTGATTAGAGATTCAGCTAAAAGTGATCTGGATAGTGAAGAGCCTATGCTTGTTCTCAATGAAGTCACAATTGACCGTGGGATTTCATCATTTCTAACAAATCTGGAATGCTATTGCGATAATTCTTTTGTTACCTGTGTACAAGGGGATGGCTTAATTTTGTCGACAACATCTGGAAGCACTGCATATTCTCTTGCAGCTGGAGGGTCAATGGTCCATCCTCAG GTTCCGGGCATCCTCTTTACACCTATCTGCCCACATTCTTTATCCTTTCGTCCTCTCATTTTGCCCGAGTATGTGACAATCCGAGTACAAGTACCTTTCAACAGTAGAGGTCATGCATGGGCGTCATTTGATGGAAAGGACAGGAAAAAGTTAGCACCGGGGGATGCCCTTGTTTGTAGCATGGCCACTTGGCCTGTACCAACTGCATGTCAAGCTGATTCCACCAGTGACTTTTTACGTAGCATACATGAAGGTCTTCATTGGAATTTGAGGAAGACACAGTCTTTTGATGGCCCTCGAGAGACATGA
- the LOC129887692 gene encoding cinnamoyl-CoA reductase CAD2-like, translating into MATKTVCVTGASGYIASWLVKFLLQRGYTVKATVRDHSDPKKTDHLTSLDGAKERLHLFKANLLEEGSFDAVVDGCEGVFHTASPFYHGVKDPQVELIDPALKGTLNVLGSVAKTASVRRVVLTSSVAAVAFNGKPRTPEVVVDETWWSDPDFCRESQLWYVLSKTLAEDAAWKFVKEKAFDMVTINPAMVIGGLLQPTLNTSCAAILQLLNGSETYPNATLGWVNVKDVALAHILAFENPSANGRYIMVESVAHYSEIVKILRELYPTMKLPEKCADDKPFPPKYQVNIERAKQLGVEFTPLAESIKETSESLKEKKFY; encoded by the exons atggCGACGAAAACTGTGTGTGTAACAGGAGCTTCAGGCTACATTGCTTCATGGTTGGTGAAGTTTTTGCTGCAGCGTGGTTATACTGTTAAAGCTACTGTTCGCGATCACA GTGATCCAAAAAAGACAGATCACTTGACATCCCTTGATGGAGCTAAGGAGAGACTCCACTTGTTCAAAGCAAACCTGCTGGAAGAAGGTTCCTTTGATGCTGTTGTTGATGGGTGTGAAGGTGTATTTCATACAGCATCTCCTTTTTATCATGGAGTCAAAGATCCACAG GTGGAGCTGATTGATCCTGCTCTGAAGGGGACACTTAATGTTCTTGGATCAGTTGCAAAGACAGCATCTGTTAGAAGAGTGGTTTTGACATCATCTGTTGCAGCAGTTGCTTTCAATGGCAAGCCAAGAACGCCTGAAGTGGTGGTTGATGAGACATGGTGGTCAGATCCTGACTTTTGCAGAGAATCACAG CTCTGGTATGTGCTTTCGAAGACATTGGCCGAGGATGCTGCGTGGAAGTTTGTGAAAGAGAAAGCTTTTGATATGGTTACAATAAACCCAGCAATGGTTATAGGTGGTTTGTTACAACCAACACTCAATACAAGTTGTGCTGCCATCTTACAATTGCTAAATG GTTCTGAAACATACCCAAATGCTACACTTGGATGGGTTAATGTGAAAGATGTTGCCCTCGCACATATTCTAGCATTTGAAAACCCTTCAGCTAATGGTAGATATATAATGGTTGAGTCAGTTGCACACTACTCTGAGATAGTAAAGATATTACGGGAGCTTTACCCTACAATGAAGCTTCCAGAAAA GTGTGCTGATGATAAGCCATTTCCACCAAAGTACCAGGTTAACATCGAAAGAGCCAAACAATTGGGTGTTGAATTCACTCCCTTGGCTGAAAGCATCAAAGAAACTTCTGAAAGCTTGAAAGAGAAGAAATTTTATTGA